The Methanosphaera stadtmanae DSM 3091 genome includes a window with the following:
- the cas6 gene encoding CRISPR-associated endoribonuclease Cas6, which translates to MRLIIKFNPLSDCKYDAIGKYDIQGFIYSLLKDTEFKNYHDIKGFKFFTFSNIFPVCDFKQDNLKTIIISSPSSAFIKVLYYQLSNLEIFRLNKYYMEKYKVKLIKNNKCSNSIITGTPIVLFENNYENRYYSFNQKLDFNFFFNRLKENALKKYTAYTQDEINLESDLFDSFEFNREVSMRIIMKNQTFIIIGSLWKVLEKNIAREDRKFYNFLFDCGLGEKNSLGMGFINNRR; encoded by the coding sequence ATGAGACTAATAATTAAATTCAATCCATTATCTGATTGTAAATACGATGCAATTGGTAAATATGATATACAAGGTTTTATATATTCATTGTTAAAAGATACTGAATTTAAAAACTATCATGATATAAAAGGCTTTAAATTCTTTACATTTTCCAATATATTTCCAGTATGTGACTTTAAACAAGATAATTTAAAAACAATAATTATATCATCTCCAAGTAGTGCGTTTATTAAAGTACTATATTATCAATTATCAAACTTAGAAATATTTAGATTAAATAAATATTATATGGAAAAATATAAAGTTAAACTTATCAAGAATAATAAATGTTCTAATTCAATAATCACTGGAACACCTATTGTATTGTTTGAAAATAATTATGAAAATAGATATTATTCTTTTAATCAAAAATTAGATTTTAATTTTTTCTTTAATAGACTTAAAGAAAACGCTTTAAAAAAATACACTGCATATACACAAGATGAAATAAACTTAGAATCAGATCTTTTTGATTCTTTTGAATTTAATCGAGAGGTATCTATGCGAATAATTATGAAAAACCAAACTTTTATTATAATAGGTAGCTTATGGAAAGTTTTAGAAAAAAATATTGCTCGAGAAGATAGAAAATTTTATAATTTTTTATTTGATTGTGGTTTAGGCGAAAAAAATAGTTTAGGAATGGGTTTCATTAATAATAGGAGGTGA
- a CDS encoding TIGR02556 family CRISPR-associated protein gives MLNGMYELGKFWIHEENMEKIEIVLDANKLNNTKKVLFVDTIIDGNNINYLKITEEEFTLQKNINYMYKKGSSNGTNLSPSSLITEPEKTFNKKFFKWFKDNAKKDEFINNIFLMLDENKEKIMEEIINVYDKIDSENNRNVLLTIRFSLNENFKYLNDYEIFKEILLNKANEKYYKLGSKKSKGTSKCYLCDKTTEVYGLVPSSIGLTFATGDKSGNVPDFSVSNQWKQSSICPSCALYLEAGKKFVEKYLSFSEYGLRYYVIPMVFFNKEKVLEEIYDDLLDIEEHRKYSDVVSKEEEFAEIIENLNDILEFKFLYYEASNNSFNISGYVESVLPSWLHKIYKEQHNTQNLPIFNEEHMNLIFGDKNVGNFITRITNQNKKYSLNQYNWYLGLLRDFFSFKNNNKYYIELVNSIMNQTPIDYEFLLKQIMNEIRSNWRDYDNKGGIMRFNVFKALHLIIFLDSLNLFNGGKKMPFENMNETEILNMLESPDKKACFLLGVLTKKVTQIQYSKLESTPFINKLWGLNIDKDKLKQIYTMAINKLTEYNPSNNYFYKEIEEEITLNLIKAENNWKLKKDEVSYYFVLGFTIGDTFELKDEADKNE, from the coding sequence ATGTTAAATGGTATGTATGAATTAGGTAAATTCTGGATTCATGAAGAAAATATGGAAAAGATAGAAATTGTCTTGGATGCTAATAAACTCAATAATACTAAAAAAGTATTATTTGTTGATACAATAATTGATGGCAATAATATTAATTACCTTAAAATTACAGAAGAAGAGTTTACTCTTCAAAAAAACATTAATTACATGTATAAAAAAGGATCTTCAAATGGTACAAATCTTTCACCATCCTCATTAATCACAGAACCAGAAAAAACATTTAATAAAAAATTTTTCAAATGGTTTAAGGATAATGCTAAAAAAGATGAATTTATTAACAATATCTTTCTCATGTTAGATGAAAATAAAGAGAAAATCATGGAAGAAATAATTAATGTCTATGATAAAATAGACTCTGAAAATAATCGTAATGTTTTATTAACTATTAGATTTTCATTAAATGAAAATTTCAAGTATTTAAATGATTATGAAATTTTTAAAGAAATTCTATTAAATAAAGCTAATGAGAAATATTATAAATTAGGTTCTAAAAAAAGTAAAGGCACATCGAAATGTTACCTTTGTGATAAAACTACAGAAGTATATGGTTTAGTTCCAAGTTCAATTGGTTTAACCTTTGCAACTGGAGATAAATCAGGTAATGTACCAGATTTCAGCGTTTCAAATCAATGGAAACAATCTAGTATATGTCCTAGTTGTGCATTATATTTAGAGGCTGGAAAAAAATTTGTTGAAAAATATCTTAGCTTTTCTGAGTATGGTTTACGTTATTATGTAATTCCCATGGTATTTTTTAACAAAGAAAAAGTTTTAGAAGAAATATATGATGATTTATTAGATATTGAGGAACATAGAAAATATTCAGATGTTGTTAGTAAGGAAGAAGAATTTGCAGAAATAATTGAAAACTTAAATGATATTTTGGAGTTTAAGTTTTTATATTATGAAGCAAGTAATAATTCATTTAATATCTCAGGATATGTAGAAAGTGTTCTTCCATCCTGGTTACATAAGATTTACAAAGAACAACACAATACACAAAACTTACCAATATTTAATGAAGAACATATGAATTTAATATTTGGTGATAAAAATGTTGGAAATTTTATAACTAGAATTACTAATCAAAATAAAAAATATTCATTAAATCAATATAACTGGTATTTAGGCTTATTAAGAGATTTCTTCTCATTTAAAAATAATAATAAATATTATATAGAGCTAGTAAATTCAATCATGAATCAAACACCAATTGATTATGAATTCCTATTAAAACAAATCATGAATGAAATTAGAAGTAATTGGCGTGATTATGATAATAAGGGAGGAATTATGCGATTTAATGTATTTAAAGCTTTACATTTAATCATATTCTTAGATTCCTTGAACTTATTTAATGGAGGTAAAAAAATGCCTTTTGAAAATATGAATGAAACTGAAATATTAAATATGTTAGAAAGTCCTGATAAGAAAGCATGTTTCTTATTAGGTGTATTGACAAAAAAAGTTACACAAATTCAATATTCAAAATTAGAGTCAACACCATTTATTAATAAATTATGGGGTTTGAATATTGATAAAGATAAATTAAAACAAATATATACAATGGCTATTAATAAATTAACAGAATATAATCCTAGCAATAACTATTTTTATAAAGAAATAGAAGAGGAAATTACACTTAATTTAATAAAAGCAGAAAATAATTGGAAATTAAAAAAAGATGAAGTAAGTTATTACTTTGTGTTAGGCTTTACAATTGGAGATACATTTGAATTAAAAGATGAGGCTGATAAAAATGAATAG
- the cas7b gene encoding type I-B CRISPR-associated protein Cas7/Csh2 has protein sequence MNRSELLFLYDISDANPNGDPLDENKPRIDEETEINIVTDVRLKRTIRDYLEEFANEELFVKEKAGKEGGLQDAKTRAEDYLPEGNYESFDEAKNALKNNILEKCIDARLFGGTIPLELKLKKKQTGSITLTGPVQFRMGRSLHKVDMQYIKGTGAFASKDGKSQKTFREEYILPYSLIAFYGVINENAAKSTNLREDDINKLLDGIWNGTKNLITRSKFGQTPRLLLQIEYSENNFFIGDLNNKISIKHDFENDKEIRNINEINLVYSQLLNSLSKNTEKINKIYYKVDDNLNSINEESNSIIEAINSLGIDTEEIQL, from the coding sequence ATGAATAGATCAGAATTATTATTTTTATATGATATAAGTGATGCAAATCCTAATGGAGATCCATTGGATGAAAATAAACCACGTATAGATGAAGAAACTGAAATTAACATAGTTACTGATGTTCGTTTAAAAAGAACAATAAGAGATTACTTAGAAGAATTTGCAAATGAAGAACTATTTGTAAAAGAAAAAGCTGGAAAAGAGGGTGGACTTCAGGATGCTAAAACAAGAGCAGAAGATTATTTACCTGAAGGAAATTACGAGTCATTTGATGAAGCTAAAAATGCTTTAAAAAATAATATTTTAGAAAAATGTATTGATGCACGTTTGTTTGGAGGTACAATTCCTCTTGAACTTAAATTAAAGAAAAAACAAACAGGATCCATTACTCTTACAGGTCCGGTTCAGTTTAGAATGGGTCGCTCACTACACAAAGTAGATATGCAATATATAAAAGGAACTGGTGCTTTTGCTTCTAAAGATGGTAAAAGTCAAAAAACCTTCCGTGAAGAATACATATTGCCTTATTCTCTTATAGCATTCTATGGAGTAATAAATGAAAATGCTGCAAAATCAACTAATTTGAGAGAAGATGATATTAATAAATTATTGGATGGAATATGGAATGGTACTAAAAACTTAATTACAAGATCTAAATTTGGTCAAACTCCAAGATTATTGTTACAAATAGAATATTCTGAAAATAACTTCTTTATAGGTGATTTAAACAATAAAATATCAATAAAACATGACTTTGAAAATGATAAAGAAATTAGAAATATTAATGAAATTAACTTAGTATACAGTCAATTACTTAATAGTTTATCTAAAAACACAGAAAAAATAAATAAAATCTATTATAAAGTGGATGATAACTTAAATTCAATTAATGAAGAAAGTAATTCTATTATTGAAGCTATAAACTCTTTAGGAATTGATACTGAAGAAATTCAATTATAG
- the cas5b gene encoding type I-B CRISPR-associated protein Cas5b — MNLIVFDIWGDYAYFRRGYTTTSTLTYPFPSRTTIAGFIAGILGYPRNSYYDLFQKENSKIGLKIINPIKKTRINLNYINTKNSMLLSEIKGNGKRTQVPAEFLKNVKYRIYLSLDDEEIMNKLYNTLKEHKSVYTPYLGITECLANFSLVGKGIYSTESIKGNNVDINSVVLKESGNIKIEPKKRYGVIKSPGFMEDDRSVTSFLEYYYESMGNTIKLESCEYYKVGEDNVILY; from the coding sequence ATGAATCTAATAGTGTTTGACATTTGGGGGGATTATGCCTATTTCAGAAGAGGATATACAACAACTTCAACATTAACATATCCATTTCCTAGTCGAACGACTATCGCAGGTTTTATTGCTGGTATACTTGGTTATCCAAGAAATTCCTATTATGATTTATTTCAGAAAGAAAATAGTAAAATAGGTTTAAAAATCATTAATCCTATTAAAAAAACCAGAATTAATTTAAATTATATTAATACTAAAAATAGCATGCTTTTATCTGAAATAAAAGGTAATGGAAAAAGAACACAAGTCCCAGCAGAATTTCTTAAAAATGTAAAATATAGAATATATCTATCTTTAGATGATGAAGAAATAATGAATAAATTATATAATACATTAAAAGAACATAAAAGTGTTTATACACCTTATTTAGGTATAACTGAATGTTTAGCTAATTTTAGTCTTGTTGGTAAAGGTATATATTCGACTGAAAGTATTAAAGGTAATAATGTTGATATTAATTCTGTTGTATTAAAAGAAAGTGGTAATATTAAAATAGAACCTAAAAAACGTTATGGTGTTATAAAATCACCAGGTTTTATGGAGGATGATCGTAGTGTTACTTCATTTTTAGAGTATTATTATGAATCAATGGGCAATACTATTAAACTTGAATCCTGTGAATATTATAAAGTTGGAGAAGACAATGTTATCTTATACTGA
- a CDS encoding CRISPR-associated helicase/endonuclease Cas3: MLSYTDKINELYSHPQKPLTEHLLNVAENSRSIFENLNIENNSFYASLSFLIGLCHDFAKCTSFFQKHLFGIENSEKAYHSFLSAIFGYYVIKKYIKENEIKEELNYPIIGYICIINHHGNLKDVYNTEKSEFNKINQIPQYLDEQIKDIKSRNISSLKEFYLKYNISIDDFLEEYEEIKSVIKKDLKIIYREKRIDNYFNVLILFSVLLDSDKLDASYTETYPRQELNANLVDLYKQEKFGQYEGINEIREEAYQELTSSLENIDLNNKIYSITLPTGSGKTMSAFSFALKLRRKIKNEKNIIPRIIYTMPFLSIVDQNEEVLRKILNYSNYDTSDILIKHNSTSELSYVVNKNGTTKIQDDPTEKAELDVDKAEMLLEGWYSEIVITTFYQLAYTLISNKNKALRKFHNISNSIIIVDEAQSIPAKYNQIFKTALDYLSKKFNVWIIFMTATQPEIFKESDGILPLITNEQKYFDCFDRVNYVFHHTPMTIDDFKEKIVDIIQENNKDIMIVLNTISSSTEIFEYIQGYFDEEGIELYYLSGNIIPKEKLERIKKIKESNNRKVIVTTQLIEAGVNIDVDIIYRDFAVMDSIIQTAGRCNRNDKKEKGTVNIIHLINENKREYSSFIYDSTLLRLTEELTKDYTEISEKDFNLKISKKYYTEVNNRISHDASHNLEKIISTLKISNITHEFKLIEDDIEKIDVFIEINDEATEIWDKYNEIYSDKNLKNYEKKLKLKKINRQFNNYVLSIPTNLIGTVNYDKFIFHVGKNDIERKYNLNTGFIAQENENAYMI, from the coding sequence ATGTTATCTTATACTGATAAAATTAATGAACTTTATTCACACCCTCAAAAGCCTTTAACAGAACATTTGTTAAATGTAGCAGAAAATTCAAGAAGTATCTTTGAAAATCTTAACATAGAAAATAATTCTTTCTATGCCTCCCTTTCTTTTTTAATTGGATTATGTCATGATTTTGCTAAATGCACCAGTTTTTTTCAAAAACATCTATTTGGAATAGAAAATAGTGAAAAGGCATATCATAGCTTTTTATCTGCAATTTTTGGGTATTATGTGATAAAAAAGTACATAAAAGAAAATGAAATTAAAGAAGAACTAAATTATCCTATCATAGGTTACATTTGTATAATCAATCATCATGGAAATTTAAAAGATGTTTATAATACAGAAAAATCAGAATTTAATAAAATAAATCAAATTCCACAATATCTTGATGAACAAATTAAGGATATTAAATCAAGAAACATATCTAGTCTTAAAGAATTTTATTTAAAATACAACATTTCCATCGATGATTTTTTAGAAGAATATGAAGAAATTAAATCAGTTATTAAAAAAGATTTAAAAATAATATATCGAGAAAAAAGAATTGATAATTACTTCAATGTATTAATACTATTTTCAGTATTATTAGATAGTGATAAGTTAGATGCTTCTTACACTGAGACATATCCTAGACAAGAACTTAATGCTAATTTAGTTGACTTATATAAACAAGAAAAATTTGGTCAATATGAAGGTATTAATGAAATTCGAGAAGAAGCTTATCAAGAATTAACAAGTTCTCTTGAAAATATTGATTTAAACAATAAAATCTATTCAATTACGTTACCTACTGGTTCTGGTAAAACAATGAGTGCATTTTCTTTTGCATTAAAATTACGAAGAAAAATAAAAAACGAAAAAAATATTATACCTCGAATAATATATACCATGCCTTTTTTAAGTATTGTTGATCAAAATGAAGAAGTATTAAGAAAAATATTAAATTATTCCAATTATGATACTTCTGATATTTTAATTAAACATAATTCCACATCTGAATTATCTTATGTGGTAAATAAAAATGGAACTACGAAAATACAAGATGATCCTACTGAAAAAGCTGAATTAGATGTAGATAAAGCTGAAATGCTACTTGAAGGATGGTATTCAGAAATAGTTATAACTACGTTTTATCAATTAGCATATACTCTCATATCAAATAAAAATAAAGCATTAAGAAAATTTCATAATATAAGTAATTCTATCATAATAGTAGATGAAGCACAATCTATTCCAGCAAAATATAATCAAATATTCAAAACAGCATTAGATTATTTGTCTAAAAAATTTAATGTATGGATTATATTCATGACTGCTACTCAACCAGAAATTTTCAAAGAAAGTGATGGAATATTACCTTTAATTACTAATGAACAGAAATACTTTGACTGTTTTGATAGAGTTAACTATGTATTTCATCATACACCAATGACAATTGATGATTTTAAAGAAAAAATAGTTGATATAATTCAAGAAAATAATAAAGATATTATGATAGTATTAAATACTATATCATCATCAACAGAGATATTTGAGTATATACAAGGGTATTTTGATGAAGAAGGTATAGAATTATACTATTTATCTGGAAATATAATTCCAAAAGAGAAACTAGAACGAATTAAAAAAATTAAAGAATCTAATAATAGAAAAGTCATCGTTACAACACAATTAATTGAAGCAGGAGTAAATATTGATGTAGATATAATCTACAGAGATTTTGCTGTGATGGATAGTATTATTCAAACTGCAGGTAGATGTAATAGGAATGATAAAAAAGAAAAAGGAACAGTAAATATAATACATTTAATTAATGAAAATAAAAGAGAATATAGTAGTTTTATTTATGACTCAACACTTCTTAGGCTTACTGAAGAATTAACAAAAGATTATACAGAAATTTCAGAAAAAGATTTCAATTTAAAAATATCAAAAAAATATTATACAGAAGTAAATAATCGTATAAGTCATGATGCATCACATAATTTAGAAAAAATAATATCAACACTTAAAATATCAAATATAACACATGAATTTAAATTAATTGAAGATGATATTGAAAAAATAGATGTTTTTATTGAAATAAATGATGAAGCAACTGAAATATGGGATAAATATAATGAAATATATTCAGATAAAAATTTAAAAAATTATGAAAAAAAATTAAAACTTAAAAAAATAAATAGACAATTTAACAATTATGTTCTTTCTATACCCACAAATCTCATAGGAACAGTTAATTATGATAAATTCATATTTCATGTAGGAAAAAATGATATTGAACGAAAATATAATCTAAATACGGGTTTTATAGCACAAGAAAACGAAAATGCATATATGATATAA
- the cas4 gene encoding CRISPR-associated protein Cas4 produces the protein MMKDSQITGVMIQYYKICKRELWFYMNQINMNYDNNDIEIGRLIHENSYKREKKEIRVDNLVFDFIQTKDKLTVFEVKKSSKITIGALYQLYYYLYTLKNADIEAKGMLVFPKEKKRESIELTEDIIKEIDDIIKEIKKISNETKPPHEKQKPYCQGCSFRELCLI, from the coding sequence ATGATGAAAGATTCACAGATAACTGGAGTAATGATTCAGTATTATAAAATATGTAAAAGAGAACTATGGTTTTATATGAATCAAATAAATATGAACTATGATAATAATGATATTGAAATTGGAAGATTAATACATGAAAATAGTTACAAAAGAGAAAAAAAGGAAATTCGTGTAGATAACTTAGTATTTGATTTTATACAAACAAAAGATAAGCTAACAGTATTTGAAGTAAAAAAATCAAGTAAAATTACAATCGGGGCATTATATCAATTATACTACTATTTATACACATTAAAAAACGCAGATATAGAAGCAAAAGGAATGTTAGTATTTCCAAAAGAAAAGAAAAGAGAATCCATAGAACTAACAGAAGATATAATTAAAGAAATTGATGATATAATTAAAGAAATTAAGAAAATATCAAATGAAACAAAACCACCTCATGAAAAACAAAAACCCTACTGTCAAGGATGTTCTTTCAGAGAACTTTGCTTAATATAG
- the cas1b gene encoding type I-B CRISPR-associated endonuclease Cas1b, with the protein MFFQRTLLNIGCDTIKEPLYINSNGILYRKENTLKFKNKEVDTSIPIHAINEINCYGKVSLRSGAISLLQKEKIIINFFNKYGYYEGSLYPKIALNSGVIVVKQALTYNNENKRCFIAKEMVNGMKHNMIKTLKYYKKKGKDVDEHIQNLENESILDGNINRILSSEGKLWQSYYPSFDNITKKFPIEKREFKPPKNEMNSLISYGNSLLYTTTLSEIYHTYLHPSISFLHEPRERRFSLACDLADIFKPLIISRTIFKLVNTNIINEKHFKKDVGVYLNEKGRQKFIQEYNNKLKTTIKHPQIKKKVSYRYLIRLEGYKLIKHILEDKTYESFKTWW; encoded by the coding sequence ATGTTCTTTCAGAGAACTTTGCTTAATATAGGTTGTGATACTATTAAAGAACCATTATATATTAACTCAAATGGGATATTATACCGAAAAGAGAATACACTTAAATTTAAAAATAAAGAAGTTGACACAAGTATACCAATTCACGCAATCAATGAAATAAATTGTTATGGAAAAGTTTCATTGCGATCAGGAGCAATATCATTACTACAAAAAGAAAAAATAATAATAAATTTCTTTAATAAATATGGATATTATGAAGGATCATTATACCCAAAAATAGCACTAAATTCAGGAGTAATAGTAGTGAAACAAGCATTAACATACAATAATGAAAATAAACGATGTTTTATAGCTAAGGAAATGGTAAATGGAATGAAACATAACATGATAAAAACATTAAAATATTATAAGAAAAAAGGAAAAGATGTTGATGAACACATTCAAAACCTTGAAAATGAATCAATTTTAGATGGAAATATCAATAGAATACTCTCATCCGAAGGAAAATTATGGCAATCATACTACCCCTCATTTGATAACATCACAAAAAAATTTCCAATAGAAAAAAGAGAATTCAAACCACCAAAAAATGAAATGAACTCCTTAATATCCTATGGAAATTCATTATTATATACTACAACACTATCCGAAATCTATCATACCTACCTTCATCCATCAATAAGTTTCCTGCATGAACCTCGTGAAAGAAGATTTTCACTTGCATGTGATCTAGCAGACATATTCAAACCATTAATAATAAGTAGAACTATATTCAAATTGGTAAATACTAATATAATTAATGAAAAACACTTTAAAAAAGATGTGGGAGTATATCTCAATGAAAAAGGAAGACAAAAATTCATACAAGAATACAATAATAAACTTAAAACAACAATAAAACATCCACAAATTAAGAAAAAAGTCTCATATAGATACTTAATAAGATTAGAAGGATATAAATTAATCAAACATATACTTGAAGATAAAACATACGAAAGCTTCAAGACGTGGTGGTAG
- the cas2 gene encoding CRISPR-associated endonuclease Cas2, whose product MVGIYILVIYDIKIERINKVYKFLKTYLIWIQNSVFEGEITKAQYKTMIIKLKELTDEDEDSIIIYKIPKKYLNKEVLGIEKNPIEFIL is encoded by the coding sequence GTGGTAGGAATATACATATTAGTAATATATGATATTAAAATAGAACGAATAAATAAAGTATACAAATTTCTTAAAACATATTTAATATGGATTCAAAATTCAGTATTTGAAGGAGAAATAACAAAAGCACAATATAAAACAATGATTATAAAACTAAAAGAATTAACAGACGAAGATGAAGATTCAATAATTATATATAAGATACCTAAGAAATATTTAAATAAGGAAGTACTTGGAATAGAAAAAAATCCAATAGAATTTATACTCTAG
- a CDS encoding ATP--dephospho-CoA triphosphoribosyl transferase, whose product MKLNNQDIAKLGEIATLLEVSGYPKPGNVHRTQDFSDMFYEDFLISSTSIRENLELVANNASTYYPGMLNQINVGSCIYGCIRNTQNLVKTNTNLGISMLLIPMAAAFGAIKDEDTLFNFPHILKTILENSSTDDAICLIKAISLANAGGLDNKTSEYDVNNKDTIDDIRRNNINLYNLFEMSASYDKISYELINGLPVILKYGYPTYAKYMNDYSKNDVTLEIYLTILANVPDTLITRKYGDKVAQKVSKQASTILKNTKIASTDRLNQLKEFDTFLRNNKYNPGTTADFTAASLFVGLVDKYSQSGI is encoded by the coding sequence ATGAAATTAAATAATCAGGACATAGCTAAGTTAGGTGAAATTGCAACGTTACTAGAAGTTAGTGGATATCCAAAACCTGGTAATGTTCATAGAACACAAGATTTTAGTGACATGTTTTATGAGGATTTTCTAATAAGTAGTACTTCTATTAGAGAAAATTTGGAACTTGTTGCAAATAATGCTTCTACATATTATCCTGGAATGTTAAATCAGATAAATGTTGGAAGTTGTATATATGGTTGTATTAGAAATACACAGAATCTAGTAAAGACTAATACAAATCTTGGAATAAGTATGCTTCTTATTCCAATGGCAGCAGCTTTTGGTGCAATTAAGGATGAGGATACCTTATTTAATTTTCCACATATTCTTAAAACTATTTTAGAAAATAGTTCTACAGACGATGCAATATGTTTGATTAAAGCAATATCTTTAGCTAATGCTGGTGGATTAGATAATAAGACTTCAGAGTATGATGTTAATAATAAGGATACTATAGACGATATTCGTAGAAATAATATAAACTTATACAATCTATTTGAAATGTCTGCTAGTTATGATAAGATATCTTATGAATTAATCAATGGTTTACCAGTAATTTTAAAGTATGGTTATCCAACATATGCTAAGTATATGAATGATTATTCAAAAAATGATGTTACACTTGAAATTTACTTAACAATACTTGCTAATGTGCCTGATACATTAATTACTAGAAAGTATGGTGATAAAGTAGCACAAAAAGTATCTAAACAAGCTAGCACCATATTAAAAAATACAAAAATAGCTTCAACAGATCGTTTAAATCAATTAAAAGAATTCGATACATTTTTAAGAAATAATAAATATAATCCTGGAACAACAGCTGATTTTACAGCAGCATCATTATTTGTAGGGTTAGTTGATAAGTATTCACAATCTGGTATATAA